The Planococcus liqunii genome includes a region encoding these proteins:
- a CDS encoding ABC transporter ATP-binding protein has translation MIETIGLTKKYGSLYALQDLNLTVEDGTVFGFVGANGAGKSTTFTILATLLQPTAGDAFVNGLSVTKNAHEVRKQIGYMPDFFGVYDQLKADEYLDFYGASYGLKPRDREKLIPQLLELVNLSHKRYEYVDLLSRGMKQRLCLARALIHDPNILILDEPASGLDPRARVEMREILRELKSMGKTILISSHILPELAEMCDSIGVIDTGRLIAQGSVSEIQAQLQSEKVMRVKVAGPVSLVSAFFENDPFVSQIVEKPETNTIEFLYRGTEEEQMVLLRKAMAAQLPILSFAEEETDLEDVFMAITKGADAS, from the coding sequence ATGATTGAAACCATTGGACTGACCAAAAAATATGGTTCTTTGTATGCGTTGCAGGATTTAAATCTGACTGTGGAAGACGGTACTGTCTTCGGTTTTGTAGGCGCAAACGGCGCAGGCAAGTCAACCACTTTTACCATTTTGGCCACTTTGCTGCAGCCGACGGCTGGAGATGCGTTTGTTAACGGTCTGAGTGTGACAAAAAATGCCCATGAAGTCAGAAAACAGATCGGCTATATGCCTGATTTCTTCGGTGTCTATGACCAGTTAAAAGCGGATGAATACTTGGATTTCTACGGAGCAAGCTATGGACTGAAACCGAGAGACCGGGAAAAATTGATTCCTCAATTGCTCGAGCTCGTCAATTTAAGCCATAAACGCTACGAGTATGTCGATCTGCTGTCGAGAGGGATGAAGCAGCGGCTGTGCCTGGCGCGTGCACTGATCCATGACCCGAACATCTTAATCCTGGATGAGCCGGCATCAGGGCTTGATCCGCGTGCCCGAGTCGAAATGCGTGAAATCCTCCGGGAACTGAAATCAATGGGGAAAACCATCCTAATTTCTTCGCATATTTTGCCGGAACTGGCGGAAATGTGCGACAGCATCGGGGTAATCGATACCGGAAGACTGATTGCCCAAGGCTCGGTCAGCGAAATACAAGCACAGCTGCAAAGCGAGAAAGTAATGCGCGTCAAAGTGGCGGGCCCGGTTTCTTTAGTTTCGGCATTTTTTGAAAATGATCCTTTTGTTTCCCAAATCGTCGAAAAACCGGAAACCAATACGATTGAATTTCTGTACCGGGGAACTGAAGAAGAGCAAATGGTGCTGCTGCGAAAAGCGATGGCTGCGCAGCTGCCAATCTTGTCGTTCGCTGAAGAAGAAACCGATCTGGAAGATGTCTTTATGGCGATTACGAAAGGAGCAGATGCCTCGTGA